In bacterium, one genomic interval encodes:
- a CDS encoding tetratricopeptide repeat protein — translation MTFKKYPAAIFAALLAALVLAVYWQTKGFEFIQLDDHYYTVQNPIVKSGLTFSGIKEVFTTLQLYSFIPLTYLSFMADVEFFGLGSSGFHFTNTLLHLFNSLLLFTFLYRATGSGWKSFFAAALWALHPMRAESVAWIAERKDLLSGLFFFIGLVAYREYAKSSKPLLYAATLLSMLLGLLSKPVLVIFPLVLLILDFWPLERFRQPGETIKKLLVEKTPFFMLSVLFSLLTLYNHRLLINSQVQKPVLGRLADMATAYLHYLKVTVWPFGLVMDDMSTAVHLTGFLALGAGAFLLVLFFLAWKVRKTAPAVTAGWLWYLAVLFPTSGVILLDFYFVADHFTYLPHLGLMIALVWGAGDALGKLLKNPKVPAIAGAALVIGLSVLCFRQVTFWKDDFTLFGYIDRVTGGQSATAKKSLGVTYFNSGKYKEAYDHYGMALELLPTIRQGNGYKGSAAAKLGRHREAVELYRKELKVSPGDRDISVALVEALIMVGDRPGAARQALIHIRQWPGDQGAWLYINYLGGEEKARMLAGR, via the coding sequence ATGACCTTTAAAAAATATCCGGCGGCGATATTCGCGGCCCTGCTGGCGGCGCTGGTGCTTGCCGTTTACTGGCAGACGAAAGGATTTGAGTTTATACAACTCGACGACCACTACTACACCGTCCAAAATCCGATAGTGAAAAGCGGTCTGACCTTTTCGGGAATAAAAGAGGTCTTCACTACCCTTCAGCTATACAGTTTCATTCCCCTGACCTACCTTTCCTTCATGGCCGACGTCGAATTTTTCGGACTTGGGTCTTCTGGCTTTCATTTCACAAACACCCTTCTCCATCTCTTTAATTCTTTGCTGCTGTTCACATTCCTTTACCGAGCCACGGGCTCGGGCTGGAAAAGCTTTTTCGCTGCGGCGCTGTGGGCGCTGCACCCAATGCGGGCGGAATCGGTGGCATGGATCGCGGAGCGGAAGGATCTGCTTTCAGGACTCTTTTTTTTCATTGGCCTTGTCGCCTACCGGGAATACGCGAAAAGCAGTAAACCCCTTCTTTACGCTGCAACGCTCCTTTCAATGCTGCTTGGACTTCTGTCAAAACCCGTGCTCGTCATCTTCCCTCTCGTTCTTTTGATTCTTGATTTCTGGCCCCTTGAAAGATTCAGGCAACCAGGAGAGACGATAAAAAAACTGCTCGTTGAAAAGACTCCTTTTTTTATGCTGTCAGTGCTTTTTTCCCTTTTGACCCTCTATAACCACAGACTCCTCATCAACTCGCAGGTGCAAAAACCTGTTTTAGGCCGCCTTGCCGATATGGCTACCGCCTACCTTCATTACCTGAAAGTAACCGTGTGGCCTTTCGGGCTGGTGATGGACGATATGAGCACGGCGGTACACCTTACCGGTTTTTTGGCGCTTGGGGCCGGGGCTTTTCTGCTCGTCCTCTTCTTTCTCGCCTGGAAAGTCAGAAAAACCGCCCCGGCGGTTACCGCCGGGTGGCTCTGGTATCTCGCCGTCCTTTTCCCGACCAGCGGGGTAATCCTGCTGGATTTTTACTTCGTGGCCGACCACTTCACCTACCTGCCTCACCTCGGCCTCATGATCGCGCTCGTCTGGGGAGCCGGAGACGCTCTCGGGAAACTCCTCAAGAATCCGAAGGTTCCGGCGATTGCCGGTGCAGCGCTGGTAATCGGATTATCGGTTCTTTGTTTCCGGCAGGTCACCTTCTGGAAGGACGACTTCACCCTGTTCGGCTATATCGACAGAGTGACCGGCGGACAAAGCGCCACGGCTAAAAAATCTCTCGGCGTAACCTACTTCAATTCAGGGAAATACAAGGAGGCTTACGACCACTATGGCATGGCTCTGGAGCTTCTTCCCACCATCCGGCAAGGCAACGGCTATAAGGGTTCCGCTGCGGCGAAGCTCGGCAGGCACCGCGAAGCTGTGGAGTTATACCGCAAAGAACTCAAGGTGTCTCCTGGTGACAGGGATATCAGCGTAGCGCTCGTGGAGGCTCTCATTATGGTGGGCGACCGCCCCGGCGCGGCCAGACAGGCTCTGATCCATATCCGCCAATGGCCGGGCGATCAGGGAGCATGGCTTTACATCAACTATCTCGGAGGCGAAGAGAAGGCGAGAATGCTTGCGGGAAGGTGA
- a CDS encoding tetratricopeptide repeat protein — protein MRYAFVDAMTDKKYSTAIFAVLLAALAAAVYWQSTGFELVDLDDLEYTVYNPIVSGGLTWTGIKAAFTQFSQKYWIPVTWLSYMADVSVSGMSPAAFHRTNVILHSLNASLVFLLFRFATGSGWKSFFAAALWALHPLRVESVAWVTERKDVLAGFFFLLALLGHFRYVKTEKKLWLAAIALCALLGLMAKPVVMVLPVAMLLLDFWPLGRFPEGGFKANPKGCGRLLLEKAHLFALSVVFVIVTVRAQAIEGAFNVDAGRSGLYENLATAVKAYSAYLYETVWPAGLFVRGQEYVTHFGYAATALCLGGLVLVSFLAFRFRKSCPELAFGWFWYLLILFPNSGIVQAGMNTFSDRFTYLPHVGLTVGAVWGAERLYSRFFADIRPLVALCAVLLTVLPVLSYRQTGVWRDDFTLFGYIDRVTGGRSALAKSVLGGAFMRAGKYQEAYDNYSYALRLDPYTPRGNGDKGMAAAKLGRFREAADLYRMELRASPGDRQFCIRLANVLIVAGDLPGAARQGLENIRQWPGDKEAWEAVNYLGGEEKAKALAKR, from the coding sequence ATGCGTTACGCCTTCGTGGATGCCATGACTGATAAAAAATATTCGACGGCGATATTCGCGGTCCTGCTGGCGGCGCTGGCGGCGGCGGTCTATTGGCAATCGACGGGGTTTGAGCTTGTCGATCTGGACGACCTCGAATACACCGTCTACAATCCCATCGTCAGCGGCGGCCTTACGTGGACGGGGATCAAGGCGGCGTTTACCCAATTCTCGCAGAAGTACTGGATTCCGGTGACGTGGCTCTCCTACATGGCGGACGTAAGCGTCTCCGGCATGAGCCCGGCGGCTTTTCACCGCACCAACGTCATCCTTCACTCCCTGAACGCAAGCCTCGTTTTCCTCCTCTTTCGCTTCGCCACCGGCTCGGGCTGGAAAAGCTTCTTCGCGGCGGCTCTCTGGGCGCTTCACCCCCTGCGCGTGGAATCGGTGGCGTGGGTGACGGAGCGAAAGGACGTGCTGGCGGGGTTTTTCTTCCTCCTCGCGCTTCTCGGGCATTTCCGGTACGTAAAGACGGAAAAGAAACTCTGGCTGGCGGCGATTGCGCTCTGCGCCCTGCTCGGCCTTATGGCGAAGCCGGTGGTGATGGTGCTGCCGGTCGCGATGCTCCTTCTGGATTTCTGGCCCCTCGGGCGCTTCCCGGAGGGAGGCTTTAAGGCGAACCCCAAGGGCTGCGGGCGGCTGCTCCTCGAAAAAGCCCACCTTTTCGCGCTTTCGGTCGTTTTCGTGATCGTGACCGTGCGGGCGCAGGCGATAGAAGGAGCCTTTAACGTTGACGCGGGCCGGAGCGGGCTTTACGAGAATTTAGCAACTGCGGTAAAGGCTTACTCCGCCTACCTCTACGAGACCGTCTGGCCCGCCGGGCTTTTCGTGCGGGGGCAGGAGTACGTCACCCATTTCGGCTACGCGGCGACGGCCCTTTGCCTCGGCGGCCTCGTCCTCGTCTCCTTTCTGGCTTTCAGATTCCGAAAGAGTTGCCCGGAGCTGGCTTTCGGCTGGTTCTGGTACCTTTTAATCCTTTTTCCCAACAGCGGCATCGTGCAGGCGGGGATGAACACCTTCTCCGACCGCTTCACCTATCTTCCTCACGTCGGCCTGACCGTGGGGGCGGTGTGGGGAGCGGAGCGGCTGTACTCGCGCTTCTTTGCGGATATCCGGCCTCTCGTCGCCCTTTGCGCGGTTTTGCTGACGGTCCTGCCGGTTCTCTCCTACAGACAGACCGGAGTCTGGAGGGACGATTTCACTCTTTTCGGCTACATCGACAGGGTTACCGGCGGGCGAAGCGCGCTGGCCAAAAGCGTTCTCGGCGGGGCCTTCATGCGGGCAGGGAAATATCAGGAGGCTTACGACAACTACAGTTATGCCCTGCGCCTCGATCCCTATACTCCGCGCGGCAACGGCGACAAGGGGATGGCGGCGGCGAAGCTGGGAAGGTTCCGGGAAGCCGCCGACCTCTACAGGATGGAGCTTCGGGCCTCGCCGGGCGACAGGCAGTTTTGCATCCGGCTGGCAAACGTGCTCATAGTAGCGGGAGACCTTCCAGGCGCGGCCCGGCAGGGGCTGGAGAACATCCGCCAATGGCCGGGGGACAAGGAGGCGTGGGAGGCGGTTAATTACCTCGGGGGCGAGGAAAAGGCGAAAGCTCTTGCGAAAAGATAG